A window of the Oncorhynchus keta strain PuntledgeMale-10-30-2019 chromosome 21, Oket_V2, whole genome shotgun sequence genome harbors these coding sequences:
- the LOC127910319 gene encoding polycystic kidney disease protein 1-like 3 isoform X4, giving the protein MGPPETRSDSSASTTMGPPETRSDSSASTTMGPPETRSDSSASTTMGPPETRSDSSASTTMGPPETRSDSSASTTMGPPETRSDSSASTTMGPPETRSDSSASTTMGPPETRSDSSASTTMGPPETRSDSSASTTMGPPETRSDSSASTTMGPPETRSDSSASTTMGPPETRSDSSASTTTGLPETRSDSSASTTMGPPETRSDSSASTTMGPPETRSDSSASTTMGPPETRSDSSASTTMGPPETALPAQPWVPLKQLCQHNHGSP; this is encoded by the exons GTCCCCCTGAAACAAGGTCAGACAGCTCTGCCAGCACAACCATGGGTCCCCCTGAAACAAG GTCAGACAGCTCTGCCAGCACAACCATGGGTCCCCCTGAAACAAGGTCAGACAGCTCTGCCAGCACAACCATGGGTCCCCCTGAAACAAGGTCAGACAGCTCTGCCAGCACAACCATGGGTCCCCCTGAAACAAG GTCAGACAGCTCTGCCAGCACAACCATGGGTCCCCCTGAAACAAGGTCAGACAGCTCTGCCAGCACAACCATGGGTCCCCCTGAAACaag GTCAGACAGCTCTGCCAGCACAACCATGGGTCCCCCTGAAACAAGGTCAGACAGCTCTGCCAGCACAACCATGGGTCCCCCTGAAACAAGGTCAGACAGCTCTGCCAGCACAACCATGGGTCCCCCTGAAACAAGGTCAGACAGCTCTGCCAGCACAACCATGGGTCCCCCTGAAACAAGGTCAGACAGCTCTGCCAGCACAACCATGGGTCCCCCTGAAACAAGGTCAGACAGCTCTGCCAGCACAACCACGGGTCTCCCTGAAACAAG GTCAGACAGCTCTGCCAGCACAACCATGGGTCCCCCTGAAACAAGGTCAGACAGCTCTGCCAGCACAACCATGGGTCCCCCTGAAACAAGGTCAGACAGCTCTGCCAGCACAACCATGGGTCCCCCTGAAACAAGGTCAGACAGCTCTGCCAGCACAACCATGGGTCCCCCTGAAACAGCTCTGCCAGCACAACCATGGGTCCCCCTGAAACAGCTCTGCCAGCACAACCATGGGTCCCCCTGA
- the LOC127910319 gene encoding polycystic kidney disease protein 1-like 3 isoform X5, producing the protein MGPPETRSDSSASTTMGPPETRSDSSASTTMGPPETRSDSSASTTMGPPETRSDSSASTTMGPPETRSDSSASTTMGPPETRSDSSASTTMGPPETRSDSSASTTMGPPETRSDSSASTTMGPPETRSDSSASTTMGPPETRSDSSASTTMGPPETRSDSSASTTMGPPETRSDSSASTTMGPPETRSDSSASTTMGPPETRSDSSASTTMGPPETRSDSSASTTMGPPETALPAQPWVPLKQLCQHNHGSP; encoded by the exons GTCCCCCTGAAACAAGGTCAGACAGCTCTGCCAGCACAACCATGGGTCCCCCTGAAACAAG GTCAGACAGCTCTGCCAGCACAACCATGGGTCCCCCTGAAACAAGGTCAGACAGCTCTGCCAGCACAACCATGGGTCCCCCTGAAACAAGGTCAGACAGCTCTGCCAGCACAACCATGGGTCCCCCTGAAACAAG GTCAGACAGCTCTGCCAGCACAACCATGGGTCCCCCTGAAACAAGGTCAGACAGCTCTGCCAGCACAACCATGGGTCCCCCTGAAACaag GTCAGACAGCTCTGCCAGCACAACCATGGGTCCCCCTGAAACAAGGTCAGACAGCTCTGCCAGCACAACCATGGGTCCCCCTGAAACAAGGTCAGACAGCTCTGCCAGCACAACCATGGGTCCCCCTGAAACAAGGTCAGACAGCTCTGCCAGCACAACCATGGGTCCCCCTGAAACAAG GTCAGACAGCTCTGCCAGCACAACCATGGGTCCCCCTGAAACAAGGTCAGACAGCTCTGCCAGCACAACCATGGGTCCCCCTGAAACAAGGTCAGACAGCTCTGCCAGCACAACCATGGGTCCCCCTGAAACAAGGTCAGACAGCTCTGCCAGCACAACCATGGGTCCCCCTGAAACAAGGTCAGACAGCTCTGCCAGCACAACCATGGGTCCCCCTGAAACAGCTCTGCCAGCACAACCATGGGTCCCCCTGAAACAGCTCTGCCAGCACAACCATGGGTCCCCCTGA
- the LOC127910319 gene encoding polycystic kidney disease protein 1-like 3 isoform X3 — MGPPETRSDSSASTTMGPPETRSDSSASTTMGPPETRSDSSASTTMGPPETRSDSSASTTMGPPETRSDSSASTTMGPPETRSDSSASTTMGPPETRSDSSASTTMGPPETRSDSSASTTMGPPETRSDSSASTTMGPPETRSDSSASTTMGPPETRSDSSASTTMGPPETRSDSSASTTMGPPETRSDSSASTTMGPPETRSDSSASTTMGPPETRSDSSASTTMGPPETRSDSSASTTMGPPETALPAQPWVPLKQLCQHNHGSP; from the exons GTCCCCCTGAAACAAGGTCAGACAGCTCTGCCAGCACAACCATGGGTCCCCCTGAAACAAG GTCAGACAGCTCTGCCAGCACAACCATGGGTCCCCCTGAAACAAGGTCAGACAGCTCTGCCAGCACAACCATGGGTCCCCCTGAAACAAGGTCAGACAGCTCTGCCAGCACAACCATGGGTCCCCCTGAAACAAG GTCAGACAGCTCTGCCAGCACAACCATGGGTCCCCCTGAAACAAGGTCAGACAGCTCTGCCAGCACAACCATGGGTCCCCCTGAAACaag GTCAGACAGCTCTGCCAGCACAACCATGGGTCCCCCTGAAACAAGGTCAGACAGCTCTGCCAGCACAACCATGGGTCCCCCTGAAACAAGGTCAGACAGCTCTGCCAGCACAACCATGGGTCCCCCTGAAACAAGGTCAGACAGCTCTGCCAGCACAACCATGGGTCCCCCTGAAACAAGGTCAGACAGCTCTGCCAGCACAACCATGGGTCCCCCTGAAACAAG GTCAGACAGCTCTGCCAGCACAACCATGGGTCCCCCTGAAACAAGGTCAGACAGCTCTGCCAGCACAACCATGGGTCCCCCTGAAACAAGGTCAGACAGCTCTGCCAGCACAACCATGGGTCCCCCTGAAACAAGGTCAGACAGCTCTGCCAGCACAACCATGGGTCCCCCTGAAACAAGGTCAGACAGCTCTGCCAGCACAACCATGGGTCCCCCTGAAACAGCTCTGCCAGCACAACCATGGGTCCCCCTGAAACAGCTCTGCCAGCACAACCATGGGTCCCCCTGA
- the LOC127910319 gene encoding polycystic kidney disease protein 1-like 3 isoform X2, which yields MGPPETRSDSSASTTMGPPETRSDSSASTTMGPPETRSDSSASTTMGPPETRSDSSASTTMGPPETRSDSSASTTMGPPETRSDSSASTTMGPPETRSDSSASTTMGPPETRSDSSASTTMGPPETRSDSSASTTMGPPETRSDSSASTTTGLPETRSDSSASTTMGPPETRSDSSASTTMGPPETRSDSSASTTMGPPETRSDSSASTTMGPPETRSDSSASTTMGPPETRSDSSASTTMGPPETALPAQPWVPLKQLCQHNHGSP from the exons GTCCCCCTGAAACAAGGTCAGACAGCTCTGCCAGCACAACCATGGGTCCCCCTGAAACAAG GTCAGACAGCTCTGCCAGCACAACCATGGGTCCCCCTGAAACAAGGTCAGACAGCTCTGCCAGCACAACCATGGGTCCCCCTGAAACAAGGTCAGACAGCTCTGCCAGCACAACCATGGGTCCCCCTGAAACAAG GTCAGACAGCTCTGCCAGCACAACCATGGGTCCCCCTGAAACAAGGTCAGACAGCTCTGCCAGCACAACCATGGGTCCCCCTGAAACAAGGTCAGACAGCTCTGCCAGCACAACCATGGGTCCCCCTGAAACAAGGTCAGACAGCTCTGCCAGCACAACCATGGGTCCCCCTGAAACAAGGTCAGACAGCTCTGCCAGCACAACCATGGGTCCCCCTGAAACAAGGTCAGACAGCTCTGCCAGCACAACCACGGGTCTCCCTGAAACAAGGTCAGACAGCTCTGCCAGCACAACCATGGGTCCCCCTGAAACAAG GTCAGACAGCTCTGCCAGCACAACCATGGGTCCCCCTGAAACAAGGTCAGACAGCTCTGCCAGCACAACCATGGGTCCCCCTGAAACAAGGTCAGACAGCTCTGCCAGCACAACCATGGGTCCCCCTGAAACAAGGTCAGACAGCTCTGCCAGCACAACCATGGGTCCCCCTGAAACAAGGTCAGACAGCTCTGCCAGCACAACCATGGGTCCCCCTGAAACAGCTCTGCCAGCACAACCATGGGTCCCCCTGAAACAGCTCTGCCAGCACAACCATGGGTCCCCCTGA
- the LOC127910319 gene encoding polycystic kidney disease protein 1-like 3 isoform X1, translating to MGPPETRSDSSASTTMGPPETRSDSSASTTMGPPETRSDSSASTTMGPPETRSDSSASTTMGPPETRSDSSASTTMGPPETRSDSSASTTMGPPETRSDSSASTTMGPPETRSDSSASTTMGPPETRSDSSASTTMGPPETRSDSSASTTMGPPETRSDSSASTTMGPPETRSDSSASTTTGLPETRSDSSASTTMGPPETRSDSSASTTMGPPETRSDSSASTTMGPPETRSDSSASTTMGPPETRSDSSASTTMGPPETRSDSSASTTMGPPETALPAQPWVPLKQLCQHNHGSP from the exons GTCCCCCTGAAACAAGGTCAGACAGCTCTGCCAGCACAACCATGGGTCCCCCTGAAACAAG GTCAGACAGCTCTGCCAGCACAACCATGGGTCCCCCTGAAACAAGGTCAGACAGCTCTGCCAGCACAACCATGGGTCCCCCTGAAACAAGGTCAGACAGCTCTGCCAGCACAACCATGGGTCCCCCTGAAACAAG GTCAGACAGCTCTGCCAGCACAACCATGGGTCCCCCTGAAACAAGGTCAGACAGCTCTGCCAGCACAACCATGGGTCCCCCTGAAACaag GTCAGACAGCTCTGCCAGCACAACCATGGGTCCCCCTGAAACAAGGTCAGACAGCTCTGCCAGCACAACCATGGGTCCCCCTGAAACAAGGTCAGACAGCTCTGCCAGCACAACCATGGGTCCCCCTGAAACAAGGTCAGACAGCTCTGCCAGCACAACCATGGGTCCCCCTGAAACAAGGTCAGACAGCTCTGCCAGCACAACCATGGGTCCCCCTGAAACAAGGTCAGACAGCTCTGCCAGCACAACCACGGGTCTCCCTGAAACAAGGTCAGACAGCTCTGCCAGCACAACCATGGGTCCCCCTGAAACAAG GTCAGACAGCTCTGCCAGCACAACCATGGGTCCCCCTGAAACAAGGTCAGACAGCTCTGCCAGCACAACCATGGGTCCCCCTGAAACAAGGTCAGACAGCTCTGCCAGCACAACCATGGGTCCCCCTGAAACAAGGTCAGACAGCTCTGCCAGCACAACCATGGGTCCCCCTGAAACAAGGTCAGACAGCTCTGCCAGCACAACCATGGGTCCCCCTGAAACAGCTCTGCCAGCACAACCATGGGTCCCCCTGAAACAGCTCTGCCAGCACAACCATGGGTCCCCCTGA